The window TTCCTCCCGGCCATGACGGAAGTGAGATAAGTAATGTCCCCGGAACTCCCCTAGCTCGGATTCGATACCAAGCGTTCCGGCCATCGTCCCTCTTGACGTCGGTTGGGTGCTTTTCTATAATACCTCATGTCGCTGGTAGTGGCTCTCAAGGCGAAGGACGCAATTGTCATGGCTGCGGACAGTCGAGGGACTATCGGAGACCCGCGAGGCCTTACGGCCATCAACGACAAGCAGCAGAAGCTCTTTCCTTGTGGTTGCTGCGGTTTGGGGCTAGTTGGGTCGATGGAGATGGGAACCGCGCTCTTGGACGTTCTGGAGAATCAGGCGCGAATCCAGGACGTGGCGAATGTGGATGACGCCGCAAGGGTAGTAATGCAGCACTCCGCCACATCGTTTGGGCAGTGGTTTGGCAACATCGCGCCAGACAAGCGGCCGGTCGTAATCATAACTCTTGCTGGCTACCGTGATCCTCGGGGCGCTCAACCAAAGCCCATGGTCTACAATCTCAACAGCCAGGTTAACTTTGCCCCGCAGTTATTCGGCGATGCCCCAGCCCTATCGGGGGTTCCTCAGTATGCAGTGTATCTGGTCCACCGCTACTATGACCCGACTATTCCGACTGAGAAGGCGAAAGCTCTTGCCGAATATCTTATTGCCGAGACAGCCTCACAAGACCCCAAAGTTGGCGGTCCGATTCGTATGTCGATGATTTCGGCGGCATCTGGCTATGCACCGCTTACTGAAGAAGAGGTATTGGCGGTCCACAAGTCTAACGAGACGTTAAATGCGCGCCTACGCGAGTTCTTTGTCACGGGGGGTCCTCAATGACCGCTCAAAAGATAGCTGAAGGGGCGTATTTTGTCCCCTCCTATTCAACTCTAACTATCGAACCATCATTCGGATTCTACTCGACGCAGACGGTTCTAGTCGGTGATGACGAGCCGGAATCGGATGACTCGGTGGTCCGCTAGTTCGAGGCGCTAGTCAGCGTTCGGAGCAATTGCGGGTCGCGGACGGCGGCTCCTTCTCCCACGGCATTCTGGATTGTAGGTTGTCCGTCATAGATTAGCCGCGACAGCCCTCGGCTTTGCGCCGGTGCAACGCGGAGCGAGTGCCTGGCTGGTGCTGCCGCGCAAAACATCCTAGCGTGCAACCGCCACTGGCCGCGGCCGAAGGCCGAGGGTTTCCAGCTACCATTTCCACGCGAGAAACGGCGAGAAACGGGGACGATACCCAATTGCTTCCGAAGCGCATCTAGGCAGTGTACCTTCGCTTCAATCGCCAGCCCCAAGCCTCAGCCGTAAGCTCTCCCCCGCCGATTTGACATGCAGCGCGACTGCGTCGCAGCTCAAGCACAAGCTCAAGCCGGCTGACAGCTTCCTGCCACTCGATCCCTCTATCCCTCGATCACTCGATCCCTCTCTCCTTCCATTTGACATCCCTGCCCACAGACTTGACTGATCAGGCACAGATGCTATCCTAGCGCGTGCGTTCACTCGGTCCGGTTTTGGCTGCCGGCACCTTCGGCTCGCTTTGGCTGGCCATCAGCCTGATTGGGGGTCTGTTCGCGCTCTGCGCTATGGCCTTCTGGGTCTGGATACTGGTCGAGGTGCTGACCCGGGAGACCGACGAGGGCAACAACCGGCTGATCTGGGCGCTAGTCATCGTGTTCACCCACTGGATCGGCGCGCTCATCTACCTGCTGGCTCGGCGGCAGGAACGGATCCACAAGCTCGGCCGGTAGTCCGGACCGGGCCGAACACTAGCACAACCTCAGGCCGGCTGACCGCTTAGGACCGATCAGCCGGTCAAAACTAAACGGTCTCCAGCTGGCTGAGGAAGTAGTTGCGGTCTTCGTCCTTGGCGATGCCTTTGGCCGCCTCCCGCGCCAGTCCGAGGTAGCGGTCACGTTCAGGCTGGTTGCCCCCGACCGAGTTCGCGCGGGCCAGGGCTTCGTAGGCGAAGGCAAGATCGAAGTCGGCTATGCCGTGGGACTGGCAGAGCTCGAGCGCGCGACGGCCATGGTGCAGCGCCGGCTCAGCCCGCTTCAGCACGGCATAAATGTGGGAAAGCTGCTGCTCGCCGCGAGCGAGGTTGACCGGCTCACCGACCTTGCCCCAGTGAAAGCGCGAGGCGTGCCCGGCATGAATCAACTCATCGACCTCTTCGGTCGTGCGCTCCTTCTTGTCGAGAAGATCCCAGGTCCGATTGAACAGCTCTGCTGCCATCTTCCTGTGAAACTGCTCCTCGGTCATCGTCTGTCGACTATTCTCACTCACGTTTGCCTCCTTTGGCTATGTGCATACGCTAGTTCTGTATCAGACCGCCTGCAATGCAGAGGGATTCACAAAGACCCCGGTCCGATGGACGCCTGGCTCGACGCCGCGGGGCGGCCCGAAGGCCGCCCCGATCTCAGAAAACGCTAAACCGGCGCTAGCGGCTGAGCAGTACTTTGCCCGTAGCCGAGTTCTGCCCGGCTTCGAGGCGGTAGAGGTAGATGCCGGACGGCACGAGCCTGCCCAGGCCATCGCGCCCGTTCCAGGCGGCCGAGTAGTAGCCGGGTTTGAGCTCGCCCTCCTGCAACGTGCGGACCAGCGCCCCAGTGGCCGAGTAAACCGAAAGCCGGGATGAGGTCGCACGCGGTATGGCATAGCGGATCGCCGTGGAGCGGCCGAACGGGTTGGGCGCTGCCCGGTCAAGGCTGAATACCCGGGGCAGTCCCCTGCCTTCTTCAATGCCGTTCGTCGAACGCACCACGACCGATTCCCTGACCACGTTGTTACCCGTGTTCGCGTCGCCCGCCAGGCCGGTGGAGCAGGTTACGGCGAAATTCCCGAGCGTGTCGGCCGCCCAGTCCGCAAAGCTCACCGTGTCCACGCCGCCGACGCCCAGGGTCAACCGCACCGAATCGCTGTAGCCGGAGCCGATGGTGAACCAGACGTCGAGCGTCTCCGCAAACGTCCCGAAGTTCCTGACTTCCGCGGCCGGTGCGACGACCGTACCGGAATCGACCGTGTCGGTCGGAGCGGTGATGAAAGTCGCGGTCACGTCGTGGAACTCCACATCGCCCATGACGCCGATGGCGGCGAGGGCGAACGGCTGCGGGCCCTGCGGCACGTTCCTGGCCTTGACGACGACGCTCCAACTGCCGACCTCAGGGCTGTTGATGCGGGTGCACTCCTCGACGTTCAGGGAGTCGTTGATGCCGCCGGTAGCTGACTGGCCGCCCGAATAGACGTTGCCCTTGTAGGGGGTCCCGCTGGGCGAGTAGACCGTCAGGTTGATGTCGTTGACGCAGACGTAGGAGGAGCGCATCGTGCCCGGGTAGTCGGTCCAGCAGAGCGTGACGCGGAAGGGCTTTCCCGCGGCGGTCACGTCAATCGGTATAACCACCGAATCACCGGTCTCCAGGCCGATGGTGTCGTCCAGCACCCAGAGCCGGGAGGTGTCGCCAGCGAAGTAGAGCGAGGAGTCAAGGTCAACGCGGCCCCAGCCCACGTTGTTGTCCGGCACGGTGTAGCCGGCAATATCGTTGTCCGCGCCGACAATGCCGACTGCCTTGTTGAGGGCAGCTGAGATACCCATCCGCGTGCCCGTCAGCGTGTCGCCGGTCGGATAGTAGCCGAGTTGAAAGTAGTTGCGGATAAGCGCCATCGCCCCGGCCATGTTCGGTGTCGACATGGAAGTACCGGACATCAGGACATACCCGTTCGGGTTGGAGTTGTCGGCCGACATGATGTCCTCAGCCGGCGATACCAGCTGCGGCTTCCTGCGGCCGTCCGAGGTCGGGCCGCGCGAGCTGGATGAGAAGATCTGCCGGCACGAGGTGCCCGGTCCGGTGCCGCCGGTCGAGATGATGTTCTTGGCATTGACCGGGTGCCCCATCTCGTTGACGCCCCGGTTACCCATCGAGTTGCAGTGCATGAACTTACGGTGGTTCCAGGTGAACTGGTCCGCGGTCATATCGGTGAAGACGTACTGGTTGAAGCTGTCTTTGCGGGAGTAACTCATCGAATTGTTCAGCGCGCGCAGGCTGTCAACGTGCACGTCCAGGCCAGAATCCGGGCCGCGGAAGAAGACGGTCATGTCCCAGTTGGACGGGAGGCTGTTGAAGTTCTGGAAGAAGACCCGCGCGCCCTTGGCCAACCCGTCGTTCCAGGAAGTTCCGCCCACCTCGTCATCCGAGCCGCAGAGCGTACCGGTCGTGTGCGTGCCGTGGGAGTCTGAGCCGTTGGAGCCACGGTAGGCGACGACCTTGCGATGGTTGGGACCGGGAGTGTTGCTGACCGTGTCCCGGAACTGGTTGTGGGCGATGTTCATCGGCCCGTCGGTAAGCCCGACGAGCATGCCGCGACCGTACACACCTTTGCGCCAGATAGTCCGGGTCGTGTCGGACGCGGAGTACCCGTGCTGGTCCACCCATTGCGTGTCCATGTTGTCGGGCGTCATCGGCGTATACGGCTCGACCCAGTAGACGCCGTTGAGCCGGGCGATGGCCGGGATCTGCGTCGCGTCCACGTCCATCTTTACGCTCTTGTTCCAGGCATTGAACTCGGTCACCAGGTTGGCAGCGCCCAGGGCATCCAACTCGGCGAGCAGGTTCTGCTCGCTCTCCTGGTAGTGGAAAACGACAATCAGAGTCTGCCGGCCCGTGGCTTTCTCCAGGCCGGGGCAGAGCTTGAAGGCGGGTTGGTCGATGCCGAGCCAGCGCACCTCGGGCAGCGCCGCGATGGCTCCCATGGCTGCAGTCGGGACTCGCGCCACGAACGTGTACCGCGGGACGTACCATAGCAACTCGGCGCCGTAGCCCTCAACCGTCCGTTTCCACTCGGGGCGTATCGGACCGGGAAACTGGATCATGCAATAGGAGTAGTCCCCGGAGAAATCGGCCGCAGTCAGGTTCTGCGGCAGAACCGGCGACTTCTCGAGCGGATCGAAGCTGTAGCCCTGCACGAGGTTGATAGTCATCGGACCGGTCTGGTGCGCGGGCAGGACGACCTTGGGCAAGCCAAGAGCGGCTGTCCATGTTGCCAACGCCAACGGCAATATCCTAATCAACGACATTTTTTGCTCCTTGTAGCTGCTGGACCGAGTGGAGTAGATTATACGGACAGATCAGAGGGTGGCAAGCCACGCCCGGGCGAAGAGCGAGAACTGACGACCTCGCCTGCTACCGGATGACCCTTGCAGATCCCTGCCTATCAGTAGATCTTCTCTCCAACCCTGACCGAGTATGTCTTCTGGCGGTACTCCACTTTCATCCCGTCGCCGGTGACCTCGACGATCTTGCGGCCGTCGACATCGTCCCCGGCCTTCAGCCGCCGCTCGCCCACCAGCGCGGTACGCGAGCCGGTATTGTCGGTGAGTATCGCCCGCAACTGGTTCGGCGTGCTGACGGCTCGTGACGAACCGCCGCTGACGTAACCGCCGCTCGTGCTGCGCGTGGTCCGGCTGCCGCTTGCCGCGGCCTCTTGCTTGCGCCTCGCCTTCTCCTCCCGCCGTTTCGCGATCATCGAGTCCCGGCTGGACTTCGCCTTGCGCGCCACGGCTGCCACCGGCTTCCTTGTCCTGGCGTACGCACTCCCCGTATCAGCCCCGGCCGCTCTCGCCCGGGTCGCGGCCGGCTTCTTGCCGCCGCCTCCGAAGAGCAGCAACGCGACCACTATCACCACCACGATACCGGCACCGGCGAGGACGAACTGCGTCATGGTTGTGTTCTTCGCCTTCGCCTGCCTGGGTTGCTGCGCTGCGCCTTCGGACTTCTTCGATGCCATCATACACTTGCCTCCTGCAATCGCGGCCTATGGTCTGTCATGGTTCCGGCACAGACTGGCTTCCGTCACGCTATAACATAGCGCGGGCACTGCCGCGGTCAAGCGCTGAGCCGGGAAGAATGACGAAGCTCGAAGCCCGAATTCCGATTGAAATCCGAATCGCGGAGTATGGCCCGATGGGAATCCGGACTTGACCACTGACTCGTCACCCAAGTTTCGTGTGTCGGCCTTGTCCGCCACTCAGTCCTCATTCGAGCTTCGGACTTCGAACTCTGTCCTAGAAGTAAGCCTTCAGCTCGGCGCTGAGGGTATGCTCGCTCGGCCGGTCCGGGCGGTCCTGGAAGCTGTACCGGGCGGACGCCGAGAGCACGTTGCTGAACGAGTGCTCGAAGCTCAAGCCCGCCCCCGGAATCGTTCCGAGCGGCTCGATCAGCCCGACATCGAACGGCAGCACCGGGATAGTCGCGGCGCGGTGCACGACCTGAAGAGACGTTCGTACCCGGGTCCGGGAGCCGAAGCTGAACGTGCGGGCGAAACTCGCGTCAAACGCCCAGAGCGCAAACCGCCCGAGCTCGGGGTAGGAAACCGTCTCGGCAACGCTCTTCCGTTCGTAGCCGAGCTCGGCCTCAATCCGCAGCCTGCTGCCTACTACCGGGCTGAACTCAACCCGCCAGCCGGCTTCGTCATAGTCGATCTCCCCTCCACTGAGTCTCCGCCGTGCCCGCTCGGCCTCGAACCGCGCCCGGCCTTCAACCTCGGGTAGCCGGTCACTGAACATCTCGACATAGGCTTGCTGGCGGGACGATGCCCGGCCGGTCGCAGCCAGGTTCAGGTCGACCCCGAATTCCGAGCTGGCGCCAAGGGTTGGGGTGAGTACCGGCTCGAAGCTTTTCACTACCAGCCGCAGGTCCTGTCGGCTCAGGTCGGTGAGTACGCTGCTGTCGGTGCTGGTCCGGGTCTGGCTGAAGGATCCGGACAACGCTGCCGGGTCGAACATCGACACGTCGCCCGAGCCGTTCAGGGACCACTCGCGTGCCTGAGTGAATCGGCCGGTCGCCACCACGACCCGCTCGTAGTCGCCGTCAGGGTCTGCGTAGTACCGGCCGCTCACCGAGTCGCGCCGAAACTCACCTTCTCCTCTCCCGACGTACCGGAAGAGCTCGTCCCTGAGCTGCACCTTGCGGTAGGACTGGTTGAAGTCTGCCTGCAGCCGCAACCCGGCCCGCGGAGTCGCGGTGCCGTTCAGGCTGGCGAGCAACTGGCTCCAGTTCTCGCCCGAGCCGGCATCGAACCGCCGGTCGTTCAGGCCGGCCATGGCGCCGAGCTGGAAGGCGGTCCCGCCGGTCCAGTCCGCCCGTGCTTCAAGGAGTCGGGCCAGGCTGGTACGCTGCCAGGCACGAATCACCGTATCCGGTTCATAGAAACAGGAGTGACGGTAGTCTACTCCCGCAGTCAGCGCGGTAATCGGCTTCGCTTCCAGCCCGGCGATCAGCACTGACGACATGTCGCGGGCGTTCACCACGCTCTGCCATCCGGCCTTGGGATAGAGCCAACCAACCCGCGGCGTCGCGAGAACGCTCTGCCGCGTGATGTCTGCGACCCGCGTGATGTCGTATCCCAGCCACCCGGCCTGGACGCCACCATGGTATCGATAGACCGGCCCGCCCTCGAACCGATCCAGTCGGCCGGCCTCGCCGCTCAAGCTGAGAAACGCAGCCGGCCTGGCGCGCAACGAGACTTCGTCGCTCGAGCGCCTCTTGTTCTCGGCCGTGCCTCCCCAGCGATACGCGAAGTCGACCTCCGGGCTCGCGCCCGGAGCCTCAAACCGCCGGTCCTGCAGGCGGTGCCTGTAGAGTATTCCGTAGGAACTGTCCTGCCACCCCGCATCGAGGTTCAGCGCGCCGGCATCAACCTGTGCTCCGCCCGGTGCGAACAGGTTCAGGCTCCGGCGCTGGACAAGACCCTCGACCCCGGCAGTGAACCCCGACTGCTTAAACCCGACGCGGGCGTATGCCGCCTCGCTCCGCTCGGGCAGGGCAATCCTGCGCATCGCGACGTAGTTGCCGAGACCCGCCCCGGCGTAGCGGTAGGCGAGGATCGTATCACTGTACCGATAGTCGCCGAGCGAATCCCCTACCAGCGTAAACCGCACCTGGTAGTCGCCCGAGTCCCTCCCGACGTACTCGAAGTGGTCTCCGACCTTGATGTAGTCACCCTGGCCCGGACCCGCGTAGGTCGCGCCATCCAGCCAGGCCCGGCCAGTGTCAGCCCCGATGGCGGCAAGCGACTCCCTGTCCGCTGGTGACAAATCCTCCGTGAAGCTGGAGCTCGGGTCGTCACCCTCCCGGAACACGCCAAAGTCTAGACTCGCTCCCGTACCCGGAACGCCGACCAGTTCCCGCTGCCCGAACCCCAGCCTCGCCGCTCCCGCGAGCAAGGAACGGCTGTAGTCACCGGTCACGTAATGGAACGTAGCCTCGATCCTCGCCAACCGGTCAATTACCCGGCGATTGGTGAACAGCAGTTCTCCGGTCGAGTAGTCAATGGTGTAGTCCGCATCCCAGCCGCGAACCATCCGGCGACCGTTGAGATAGACCTGCTCGCTACCCGGGACTATAAGCGCCGCCCTTCCATCCGGTGCCAGGACATATGGCCCCTGCGAACCGTCGACCCCGGCCATTTCCACGCGGCCAAACAACCCTTTGGGAGTCGCGTAGCCTCCGAACACCCCGAAGGATGGGGTCGAGGGATCGGGGATTGCAGGACTGGCCGCTGCGGTTCCAGTCAGACTGAGCGGGGATCCGGAACCCAGGCCCCTTGAATCCGTGACCCCTTGAATCCTGGTGCCTGCTTGCACCTCTCCCCATCCCGCGCTCGCTCCGATCGCCTTCCGCTCAATCGTCCCGAAACCGCCAACCGGCACGAGCAGATTCACATCACCGAAAGATCCATGCCACTGCCGGCCTCGCAGACTGATGAGCAGCTTGTCGAGTTCCTCGATATCCCGGGTAGTTCCCTCGGCCGGAATCGGCGAGCTCTGGTCGGACAGTTCCGCTTCAACTGCAATCCCCTCGAAGCTGCCCGTTATCGCCACCCGCGTAGCCTGATCGATTCCCGCGTTTGCTCCGCCGACGCTGACGCCCAGCGTCTTGCTGCCGGAAAGGTCAAGTGCGGTCGGTCCGACAGTGGGCGACGCGGTGTCCGCGACCCGGCCGGCGGTTGGCTGCAGGACGGATGACTCGCGGCCCGCGACCGGTGGCCGGTGCAGACGATACTCCTGCGGCATACCGGGAAGCCGCACGCAGCGGTAGACGACCCGAATCGGGACCCACTTCTCAGGCTTGCGCCAGAAGACGATGGAGCCGGTGCCGTAGTCGAACTTGTAGTCTGTCGAGTCAAGACGGGCGCCTGAGACATAGACTGCGTCCGTGCCCAGGACGAGAAACTGTCCATCAGGGGCAGATGAGTCCGGAACGACCTCAAGCGGATAGACGAAACTGATACCGTCGCTGACGATCAGCGTCTGGCAAGGAACACCGATTGGCTCGGTCAGGGCGACTGAGACGAACAAGAACAGGGCGGCGAACGAACGCTTCAAGTCCAGCGGTCTATTCTGCCAATCGCCAATCGCAAATTGTCGTAGCTGACCTCCGCACGAGCAATGCAACACCCTGCCCCCTCCCTTCTATTCCCTCCCCCTTGAGGGGGAGGGAAGGGTGAGGGTAATGCAGGCGGCACTTCACTTACGCGGACCTCAGTAGCCGGTTCATTCCGGCTGCCGGCATTCGACAATCGTCAATCGTCATTCGGCAATCCTGTATACGCGGATCCTTGTCCCGGCATCGAGGACTGCGAGCCGGTCGCCAACCAGCACGACCGATAGCGGCCTGACCGAGTCCGGCAGGCTGAAACCTGCCACCCTGCCCTCCCTGATAACCCACAACTGCGGCCTCCCCCGCACTGCCAGGCAAAGCGTACCCTCTTCGTTGGCCGCGAGCAGATCGCAGGCGGCGGGAAGCGACAAAGACCGCGTGACTACGCCGCTGCGACTGAAGTAGTAGAGCAACCTCGACGCCGTACTCAGGACCGCAAAGCTGCCGTCACGCAAGGAGGCAATCGCGCCGGGACGGGCCACCTCTGCAGAACTCATGAACAGCCGGCTCTCGCCAAAGATACCCTTGTACCAGATTGCTGCCCGGTCCGCATCACTCACAAGCACTACCCCGGGCTCAAAGCTCGCCAAACCGGCGACCCGCACGTTGTTCAGCCACGGCTGCAGACTGAGCTTGTCCTTGGACATCCGGTAGAGCAAGTGGTCATCGTACACGTAGATGTAGAACCGGTCAGCCGCGATGCCGGCGGGAGCGGTCACGCGCTCGGTGAGCGGAATCGTGTCCCAGACCGCGAGCGCCGCAGTGTAGCGGACGACCCGCGTGCCGGAATTCTCCAGCACCAGCAACATCTCTCCATCCGTACAGATCGCGGTAGCCGCAGACCCGAGTTCCGCCGTAGCCTCCGGCTCCAGCGGCGCGAATCTGCTTGCGGGTTCGACCCGTCCGGCCCCAACACAACCGGTCACCAGGCATAGCGCCACGCCCAGAACTGCCTGCCTGATCACCGTGTTCACTGCTACTCTATTGTTGCCTCGAAGCCGTGAAAGTCAAGCCATCGCCCAAATGCCGGCCGCAGGCAATACCCCGACTCGTCGCCTGCGCTTGTGTTGTGTTTTCGTGCCTCATGCCGGGCCGGACGTCAACCGACGGTGGAGATGGAACGCGGGCGCTGCCCTAGTCGGGCCGTCTCATACGCAACTGGTCAATCCGGTCGAACACGTCGGTAATGGCCTCTTCATCCCTCCCGGCCTGCTTCAACAGCTCAGTCAACCGCTTGCGACCGAGCTTGTCCTCGCAGCCCGCCAGTCCGGTAAGGGTCTGACGCGGACCATCGGCAACCCCGGTGGCAAGCAGGATGGTCAGGGCCTCCGCGAGTTTCGGTACGGCCTGCTCATGCTCGCTCCGGTCGGCCAGAATCAGCCCGATGTTGCCGAGGTCGGCCGCTACGCCGAGTTGGTGCCCGATTTCGCGGGCCAGTGCCAGCGCTTCGTTGTCGTACTTCAGCGCCTCGTCCAGATCGCCTTTGTCGCGGCAGATGTTCCCGATGCTGCCCAGGTTGCTGGCCAGACACCATTGGTCTCCGGTTTGGCGGGCCATGGCCAGCGCCTCCCGGTGGTACTCCAGCGCCTTGTCGAACTCGCTCCTGTCGTGGTAGACGTTGCCAATGTTGGCCAGTTGCGTCGCCACGCCCCATTGGTCGCCGATGTCGCGTGACATGGTCAGTGACGCCTCGTAGTACTGCAGCGCCCGGTCGAGTTCTCCCCGGTCGTGGTGGACGCTGCCGGCGTAGCCGAGGTGAATGGCCGTCGCCCATGGATCGTTGGAGTCGTCGGACAGCGCCAGCGCCTGCTCCATGAGCGTAAGCGCCCGGTCGAGTTCTCCGTTGTCGTGGAATATTCGCCCGATGTTTCCCAAAGCCCGGGACCCGCCTTGCCGATCATCATACTGCTCTGCCAGCCGCGCCGACTCCTGGAAGTCCTTCAGCGCCTCGTCGAGGCGGCCCTGCGTGTAGTGGCAGACCCCGACAAGGTTGTTGAGCGCTACCAGCCCCGGCCCGTTTGTGGCGACAATCGCCTGCTTGAAATACCCGATTGCCTGGTCCCAGCTGGAGATATTCATCGCGGCGAATCCGAGCTCGAACGGCTCCCTGACCTCGGGTCTGGATTGCAGAAGTGCACCCAAATACTGGGCCATCCTCCCTGGACGACACCGCACCACGCCGGGCTTCGTCGCCATCACCTTGTCTACCCCAGGTTGTAGATGAGCATTCGGCCCATGTTTGCCGCTGCGCCCGTGAAAGCGCGCGCCAGTGTGGACAGAGCGAGCAGCAGAGAGAACGCACCCGTCGGGTGTCCCATAACGTATACCAAGCAAGCCAGTCTAGCTTCCCCCGCCTGTATGTCAACTCTTGGAGCTTGTCAGCCCTGCCCGCCTCCCCGCCTCTTCCGCACTGACTCCTCGGCTGCCCCTGCTACCATGTGAATCAAGGAACACGGACCGCGGTCATGCGGTCTAGGGGCCAGGCCCAGGGCCGGCACGGGAATTGACCAGCGCCTGCCGGGAGATAGCCGACCTGCTGGCGAAAGCGGCCGTCAAAGGGATGGTGCCGACGGACAAGGCCGCACTGCTTACCGTGGCAACGGAAGAGGACCTCAAGCCATCGCGCAGTTCGAGCAGATGCTCTACCCGCTCGGCTGACCGGGCGCCTCGCCGCCCGCCTGATTTG of the candidate division WOR-3 bacterium genome contains:
- a CDS encoding T9SS type A sorting domain-containing protein, coding for MSLIRILPLALATWTAALGLPKVVLPAHQTGPMTINLVQGYSFDPLEKSPVLPQNLTAADFSGDYSYCMIQFPGPIRPEWKRTVEGYGAELLWYVPRYTFVARVPTAAMGAIAALPEVRWLGIDQPAFKLCPGLEKATGRQTLIVVFHYQESEQNLLAELDALGAANLVTEFNAWNKSVKMDVDATQIPAIARLNGVYWVEPYTPMTPDNMDTQWVDQHGYSASDTTRTIWRKGVYGRGMLVGLTDGPMNIAHNQFRDTVSNTPGPNHRKVVAYRGSNGSDSHGTHTTGTLCGSDDEVGGTSWNDGLAKGARVFFQNFNSLPSNWDMTVFFRGPDSGLDVHVDSLRALNNSMSYSRKDSFNQYVFTDMTADQFTWNHRKFMHCNSMGNRGVNEMGHPVNAKNIISTGGTGPGTSCRQIFSSSSRGPTSDGRRKPQLVSPAEDIMSADNSNPNGYVLMSGTSMSTPNMAGAMALIRNYFQLGYYPTGDTLTGTRMGISAALNKAVGIVGADNDIAGYTVPDNNVGWGRVDLDSSLYFAGDTSRLWVLDDTIGLETGDSVVIPIDVTAAGKPFRVTLCWTDYPGTMRSSYVCVNDINLTVYSPSGTPYKGNVYSGGQSATGGINDSLNVEECTRINSPEVGSWSVVVKARNVPQGPQPFALAAIGVMGDVEFHDVTATFITAPTDTVDSGTVVAPAAEVRNFGTFAETLDVWFTIGSGYSDSVRLTLGVGGVDTVSFADWAADTLGNFAVTCSTGLAGDANTGNNVVRESVVVRSTNGIEEGRGLPRVFSLDRAAPNPFGRSTAIRYAIPRATSSRLSVYSATGALVRTLQEGELKPGYYSAAWNGRDGLGRLVPSGIYLYRLEAGQNSATGKVLLSR
- a CDS encoding PLDc_N domain-containing protein: MAFWVWILVEVLTRETDEGNNRLIWALVIVFTHWIGALIYLLARRQERIHKLGR
- a CDS encoding tetratricopeptide repeat protein, producing MATKPGVVRCRPGRMAQYLGALLQSRPEVREPFELGFAAMNISSWDQAIGYFKQAIVATNGPGLVALNNLVGVCHYTQGRLDEALKDFQESARLAEQYDDRQGGSRALGNIGRIFHDNGELDRALTLMEQALALSDDSNDPWATAIHLGYAGSVHHDRGELDRALQYYEASLTMSRDIGDQWGVATQLANIGNVYHDRSEFDKALEYHREALAMARQTGDQWCLASNLGSIGNICRDKGDLDEALKYDNEALALAREIGHQLGVAADLGNIGLILADRSEHEQAVPKLAEALTILLATGVADGPRQTLTGLAGCEDKLGRKRLTELLKQAGRDEEAITDVFDRIDQLRMRRPD